The segment CTTCGTACAGGGGAAAAAACGCTGATAATGGGGATTTTGAACGTGACGCCGGATTCCTTCTCCGACGGCGGCAGGTACAACACGTTGGAATCAGCTGTCCGGCGGGCGCATGATATGGTAGCGGAAGGAGCCGACTGGATTGATGTAGGCGGGGAATCCACCCGGCCGGGCGCAACGGCAGTCGGCTTGAAGGAAGAGCTGAACCGGGTCATTCCGGTCATTCGTGCGCTCGCAGCCAGCAAGTTGCCGGTGCCGATTTCTGTCGATACGTATAAGGCGGAGGTTGCGCGGCAGGCTCTGGAAGCGGGAGCGCATGTGCTGAACGATGTATGGGGCGGACTTCGCGATCCCGAGCTGCTTCGCGTTGCGGCGGCGTACGACTGCCCGATTATTCTTACGCATAATCGGGAACGGGCGGTATATGCGAATTTTGTCGAGGATGTATGCGCCGACTTGCAAAGGATGGCCGATGCGGCCATGGAAGCGGGCGCAGATCCGAGTCGCATATGGCTGGACCCCGGAATCGGCTTTGCCAAGTCGACTGAACAGAATTTGCTGCTTATGAATCATTTGTCCCGCATCACCGCAATGGGCTACCCGGTATTGCTGGCCTCCTCGCGCAAGTCGATGATTTGGCGCACCCTGGATTTGCCTGTCGATCAGATTGAAGCGGGTACGGCGGCAACCTTAGTGTACGGGATTATGCAGGGATGCGCCGCCGTTCGGGTGCATGAAGTTGGGGAGATGAGCAAGGCCGTGCGGATGGCGGATGCTATGCTTGCTGCGGCAAGACATGAGGATGGACACAGGGAAAGGAAGCGATAGCATGGACAAGATAGAATTAACCGGCATGCAGTTTTATGGCTATCACGGGGTGTTTGCGGAGGAAAGGAAGCTGGGTCAACGGTTTTATGTGGATTTGGTTCTTTATGCCGATTTGCGTGCCGCCGGACAGACGGATGCTTTGGAGCGGACTGTTAATTATGCGGAAGTGTACCAGACGGTGAAGGACGTGGTTGAGGGGGAATCCGTGCAGCTCGTCGAAGCGCTGGCAGAGCGTATTGCATCTCGGGTATTGGACACTTATACTATAGTCAATGAATTGACGGTTCGCGTAACCAAACCGCATCCGCCTGTGGATATGAAGTTTGCGGGCATGACGGTGGAGATGCGGCGGAAGAAGGACGAGCGATGAGTTTCCAGACAGCAAGCGGCGTATACGTAGGGTTAGGCTCGAATATGGGTGATCGGCTCGGGTATTTGAAGCAGG is part of the Xylanibacillus composti genome and harbors:
- the folP gene encoding dihydropteroate synthase, producing the protein MGILNVTPDSFSDGGRYNTLESAVRRAHDMVAEGADWIDVGGESTRPGATAVGLKEELNRVIPVIRALAASKLPVPISVDTYKAEVARQALEAGAHVLNDVWGGLRDPELLRVAAAYDCPIILTHNRERAVYANFVEDVCADLQRMADAAMEAGADPSRIWLDPGIGFAKSTEQNLLLMNHLSRITAMGYPVLLASSRKSMIWRTLDLPVDQIEAGTAATLVYGIMQGCAAVRVHEVGEMSKAVRMADAMLAAARHEDGHRERKR
- the folB gene encoding dihydroneopterin aldolase encodes the protein MDKIELTGMQFYGYHGVFAEERKLGQRFYVDLVLYADLRAAGQTDALERTVNYAEVYQTVKDVVEGESVQLVEALAERIASRVLDTYTIVNELTVRVTKPHPPVDMKFAGMTVEMRRKKDER